One Ciconia boyciana chromosome 9, ASM3463844v1, whole genome shotgun sequence genomic window carries:
- the SPARC gene encoding SPARC, giving the protein MRAWIFFLLYLAGNALAAPQEALPDETEVIEDPTTEEPVGANPVQVEVGEFEEPTEDVEEIVAENPCQNHHCKHGKVCEVDDNNSPMCVCQDPSSCPATAGVFEKVCGTDNKTYESSCHFFATKCTLEGTKKGHKLHLDYIGPCKFIPACLDTELTEFPLRMRDWLKNVLITLYERDEDNNLLTEKQKLKVKKIHENEKRLEAGDHTVELLARDFEKNYNMYIFPVHWQFGQLDQHPIDGYLSHTELAPLRAPLIPMEHCTTRFFEACDLDNDKYIALEEWASCFGIKEQDIDKDLVI; this is encoded by the exons ATGAGggcctggatttttttccttctctacctGGCAGGCAATGCCCTGGCAGCTCCG caggaggctCTGCCCGATGAGACGGAGGTCATCGAAGACCCCACCACAGAG GAGCCCGTGGGGGCTAACCCCGTCCAGGTGGAGGTGGGAGAGTTCGAGGAACCCACGGAAGATGTAGAGGAGATTGTCGCAGAGA ACCCCTGCCAGAACCACCACTGCAAGCACGGCAAGGTGTGCGAGGTGGATGACAACAACTCGCCCATGTGTGTGTGCCAGGACCCCTCCAGCTGCCCAGCCACCGCCGGTGTCTTTGAGAAG GTCTGCGGCACTGACAACAAGACCTACGAATCCTCCTGCCATTTCTTTGCCACCAAGTGCACCTTGGAGGGAACCAAGAAGGGACACAAGCTGCACCTGGACTACATTGGGCCTTGCAAAT TCATCCCCGCCTGCCTGGACACAGAGCTGACCGAGTTCCCCCTGCGCATGCGTGACTGGCTGAAGAATGTGCTGATCACCCTGTATGAGCGCGATGAGGACAACAACCTGCTGACCGAGAAGCAGAAGCTCaag GTGAAGAAGATCCACGAGAATGAGAAGCGCCTGGAGGCTGGTGACCACACTGTGGAGCTGCTAGCCCGCGACTTTGAGAAGAACTACAACATGTACATCTTCCCCGTGCACTGGCAGTTCGGGCAGCTGGACCAGCACCCAATCGATGG GTACCTGTCCCACACCGAGCTGGCCCCCCTCCGTGCCCCCCTCATCCCCATGGAGCACTGCACCACCCGCTTCTTCGAGGCTTGCGACCTGGACAACGACAAGTACATCGCCCTGGAGGAGTGGGCCAGCTGCTTCGGCATTAAGGAGC AGGACATAGACAAGGATCTTGTGATCTAA